Sequence from the Saccopteryx bilineata isolate mSacBil1 chromosome 6, mSacBil1_pri_phased_curated, whole genome shotgun sequence genome:
AAGGTCTCTCAAGGTCTCTCGCTTAAATCCACCCACTCTTCTCCCATGACAAATATCTGTCTATCCAATTCATTTGTATCCAGAACCCACATCTCATACAACCAGTCTGGATTCCCCATCTTAGTTTAACTCCTTTCTTCCAGATGCTCAGGACAAAACACTTGGCTTCAACCCTTAAATCCAGCTTCCACCTTCCTTCAACATATGGGCAAGTCATGTTCATCTTGATTTCCAATCCCTTCCACAACTACCACCCTAGAGTGAGTGAACTCTTCCCTCACCCAAAAATACCGATACACCCTCTATACCCTTGTTCTCCGCCTTCACTCCACTACCCAGCAGCCAGGACATGTTCTTTCAGGTCAGATCGCCACCTTTCCCTCAAAGCCCTACTACGGCTTTACTCCATGATCGGATTCCTTTTCCTATGCACTCACTCTGACTTTTGCATACTACCTCTTCTTTGGCCACCTTGTGTCCAGCCTACTGGCCACCTTATCCCCAGAACATGTCAAGCACACTCAATCATTTGCTGGAATGCTTGTGTTCATATATATTACAAAGGCTTTCCCAAACAACACTGTAAAAAAAAGTCCTTTCTCCACTACTTGTCCATACATTTAATGGCCTAGGCCTCAAATTCCACTAGAAGCCCGATTACTCAGCATCAATAAGAAAACGATGTACttgaccaggtgctggcacagtggatagagcgtcggactgggatgaagacgacccggtttgagaccccaagtagccagcttgagtgcgggctcatctgttttgagcaaggctcaccaggttgggcccaaggtcggtggctcgagcaaggggtctgctgtagccccccagccaaagcacatgagaaagcaatgaactaaggtgcggcaacaaagaattgatgcttcttatctctcttcctgtccctttcacaaaaataaaaaatgaaaatgtacgcCTGACTGGGAGTAACTTCTACATACAAAATAAGCATTCTTAGACAACTACCTGAATTTACTTCCTACATGAAACCTTGACATTGCTATTCCTGTTCTCCCAACCTCCCCATGGCTAACTCACTAAATCCAGTTTCAGCCTACATACAACCTCAAGACATTTCATTGTCAAATTATCCTCATCTTTGACCACTGCCTGAAAATTCTCTCCCCCTTAGTATGTTACAGTAAGCAAGTGGCCTCCTTGACCCAATGACTGGCACTTTACAATTTGGTGTCAAAAATCAGAGTGCTTTAAATTGTTTGTAGTATCTGGGGATTTGCTCCCAGTAACCAATGGGTATTACCTATCTGATCAGCATGTCTCAAAATTCTGGACCACACTAGGTCAAACTCCAAATTGCCAAACCACTGGATTTACCCTGGGATCACATGTCATAGGaccagatttaaaataaaaatcactggcTTACCTTTAACCCTAAAGCGTTTAAAATGGAATCATTCAGAAGGCAAGGGTGTCAGGGAATCATCTCCCAACTTCTCTTGTCAACTCATGTTCTACATTCTTCTCTGTAGTATAACAGGTTTTTCAACTGTTTACAAGGTAATTTCTGAATTGGAAAATCTTCATGTTTTTTCAATCTTCTCCCATTCAATCCCGAGTGACAATCAGACAGAAAGGTGAGGACCCTTTTTTTCTTGCATCTGCACTTGAACCTTAGCAGACAGGAACTGCTCCAGATCAGATGCATTTATACACCACACCCACAGCCTAACTCAGATACATTGACACAACAGCTGCTTTTTCCTCTGCCTACCAGCTAACCCACACTCCACTTACCACCTCATCTTTAAAGGGGCCTGCAAACCTTTCCTGTAAAGGGCCACACAGTTAAGATTTACAGGCCCTAAAGGTCTGTTGCACTCATCTCTGCTCTTATAGTGCCACAGCCAGTGAATCAATCCATAAGCAAGCGACTATGGCAGTGCCCCGATTAAGCAGGACACCAAGTTAGATTTCACATCCCATTCGCTATTTCAATTTCCTTCTCCCATCTAAAAATGTAACCACCCTGAAATCATACAAAATAGGTGGCAGAATGCACCAGTTTGCCAACCCAGTTCCATGAGTTTGACAAAAGCTTATTACACAATTCCAGGAGACTTAGATTTCTATTGAACTTGGTCCTAACTTGATATGATAAATAATCTCAGACAATACTTTGCTTCCAACTGTTATtagtctctttttattcttttggtaaTCTCTTCCAGTTAACTACTTCCGTTTGTAGGTGATGAAATGTCTAAGGAATCCACTTCAAATGTTGGCTCTGCTGTGAGCAtggtctttccctttccttcaacTCAGAATTAAAACTTTGATCCTTGCTTTTTATATTCCAGTCTCAGCAGCAGTTTGCAGTGTAGCAGTGATCTGAAGACAGTCTTATGCTTTACAGCAGTGGTCTACAACCCGGCTCTAGCTCCTCCAGGCACACTACACAGGATAGATTTATATATGGATTAAACTAAGAGGCATTCTCTCAAACGAGTTTAAATGCGTTTTATTTTTAGACAACCTACATGAcatgttttttcttaaaaacaatgcCTCCGCTCCAAATCAATCAAGGTCAAAATAATGAAGAGCTCAAGATAACATCAGTCCCATTTGTCCTAGTCCTGGTGTGATGAAAAGCAGCAGTCAGTTACGATGACAGGTGATAGATCCAAATTGCCAAATTTGTTActgtaaaaaacaagaaagatttaTAATGAACACCTCTCCTCCATCTGAAAGCACTTAAAATTTCTAGGCTGCAGATGTAGTCCCCTATTCAATCTGGGCTGCCacggagacagacagaaagcgcAGGGATTCTTTCTTTCGCATCCTCGTGCAAACCAAAAGAACAACAGCAGACTGTTCAAGGTCTATCAGTGGATGCAGAACCGCCCTTACCAAATCCCAGGGAGCACATTCTCCAGAAAAGACTCACTTTCAAGAAAAGTCCCACTCACACAATGCTTTAGCCAGAAAAACTGCAGATATTCTGAAAATTTCCTTATGGCAAGGCATTTGTACTGGTCTAAGACACTGTCTTGTTGCCTCTAATCTTGGTTAGTGTACGTTCAAGTTTACCCTGTTACTAATTTAGATGAAAGCCTCTGAAAACCAGGATAATGAAGGCCTTCACCCTGTACTGTTTCCAATAGTTCCTTGCGGAGCAGATATTCATTTACTCTAACAAAGCAAGGTGCGTATCAGTATTTACTAAAAGCTAGTTAACACCAAGGTTCTCAACGATCAACTGCCAATTATCAGTAAACTCCAGAAGGATTTTAACAGTTTTCTGTAGACAACAAAGACTCTACACCACAAAGTTCTTTTACATGTGAAACCCTCTTTAGATCCCTGAAGAGAAAGAAGACCTGttcccacatttaaaaaatactgctgTAGAATCCATTCTATCTCAGTGGCATGAAATAAGAATCACACCTAAGATGTCTCCGTTTTTACATTACTGAATTTGACTCACTTCCATGTACTTacacatttttccatttctaaacCATCCTTAAAGAAAATCATATATGGGGTCACACCATCCTCACGGTAGTCCAGTAGAGCAACCATGCCATCTGGATTCATGTTTTCACCAATAAAGAACTTAGGAAGCAAACAATAAACATCTAGAATTAGACCATTATATACAGATGTGTCATATCAAAACAAAGTGAAATTTAACAATCAAAAATGTTAAATCTATCCCAGAACATCATGACTTATAAGAATTTCAGAGAAAGAAGATAGAAGATGCTCAGTAATCAAACATCTGGTCCTGAGTAAAGCACTAATAATGACCAAATacagagaaatacagaaacaCTGTAGGCTTTCTGGCAACTTACCTCTCTCAGAAccatatatatcattttaaaccCTACAAACACATTACAAAGTCAGGTACACGACAATAATGCTGCCAATGAGTGAGCACATATGGGGAAGTATCTTATACATGCACGCATTGGTGAAACCCAGAAAATCAAATAGCAGTTGTGATGGgttttttcttaattatgaaGTCTTAGAATTGTGAAGTATAAAACTTAATAATTAAGAGCAGTCGTGTAAGTTCCCCAAAAGGAGCTCACCTCTATCAGAAAGAGCTCCAGTGGCAATGAGATGCACTGAATTATGAAGAAAACTGGGAAGGAAGAACAACTAGTAAATGTCATCTGGGAAGGGATGCGATTCTGGAATCAGAAAACAAGATCTGGAAACACACCTGGGAGCAGAGAAGGCTGTACTACTGGAGCTGAACCTCTGGCCTACTCAAACTGCTCAAAAGCCCAAGAAAATCAGCTCAATTTCATTACAGACTCAGCAAGAAACAGCTGAAGCTGTATAATCCTTTAATCCAAATATTTAAGGTATTTATTTACCTGGTAGTTTTTGAAATTGGCAAGGATGTGCTTGATTTGTTCTGCAGCCCCTGTCATAAAAGGCTTTACTCTTTCTGGTCTCTGTTCTTCAAgttttcctttgattctaaaagGATGTTTTATTAACAGGTTAATATATTAActtctgagcaaaataagtatataccctaagtaaaaataaaaacccaatgaAAATAGCAAGTAGGTGTCACTGTGCAAAATAACTAGGCTCAATGGATGTCTCAAAACCTCAGTTAACTTATTTCCAAAGTATTATTCTAAAAAGGTAAAGCCAGACTGCCTCAGTATGCTCACATTAGTTTATTTATAGGCTCCCTCTCCTTGGAGCACACCTGTGCCCCTCCTTTACTCTAGCATGCTCTTTTGCTTTCTCCTAAACTCCAACAGTACCCATGAGACTTGCACCCAGGAGCAGTGCACAGCAGGTCTTACCCAcggaacctgtctccaaggcccccttttctctgactttttttttttttaatttttttaaattttatttattcatttttagagaggagagagacagagagagagaagggaggaggagctggaagcatcaactcccatatgtgccttgaccaggcaagcccagggtttcgaaccggcgacctcagcatttccaggtcgacgctttatccactgtgccaccacaggtcaggcttctctgACTTTTCAGAGAACTAACACAGCAGCTCTGCCTCGGCCCATTTCTATCACTGTGACTTTCACTTCACTGAGTCCACACAGCCCACACGCCCCACTCCTTTCTTATAACGTTAGTGTGCCAAAGCAGTGTGCCTAGGCTTTCCCACTTCTGTCCTAAgaccttccttgtttcactatcCTCAGCTTTAATatacatactctcaaaatcacctagaTTTGTGTTGTTAAATCTTTCCTGTAGGaatcaagaacccacacacaaaaaaagaggagtaagCACCCTTATGAGCTCATTATTATAAAAGAGGTAACACTTCCCCACAAGTATGCCTGCTGCTAAAGAATCTCTACATTAGTCAATCCCTAAATCCTAAGGTGCCAGACATCACCTGGGTGTTCCATATCACTTACGATTTCATGTAATCCTTGATGTACTTCTTGTAGGCTTCTTTTGTGAAGCTGGTTTCCTGCAAATGATGGTTCATGACAATATCAACACCCGTGATTACTGTGCTTTCGGTGCCGTCGCCATCGGGGCCTTCAGCGGAGGCATTTCCACCAATAAGTGAGTCATCAATGTTACCCTCTGTCCTACTGACCATCTGCGTTaagaaatagttaaaaaaaaaaagtttagttgCAAACAGATATTCTTAACCTTAACACAAACGCATCCAAGAAAATTTTCTATACACGCATCATCTTCCGCCCCGCCCCCCCAGAGGTTTTTGGTTTCTGTTAAAAATCACCAAAACATTGGAGGGGGGGCCGGTATTTATGACACCTAATTTCCTGAAACACCTTAACAAGAACTTTTTTTGACCAGAATGAAAATGGGATTACAACTAAGTGAGGTTTTCTGTGGGCTCTCGGGTTGAGAGCAAGTAGGCACAAGGTAAACTCTTCAAGGGCTTGGGAATCCCAAGCCGCAAACGCAGACAACCTGTCCCAGACAGGCCTTGGGGAGGACGGGCGCCCAGGCGGCGGACCTATTTCCAGGCTCAGCTCCGCCTCCACTTTTTCTAGAAAAACCCAAGCCCGGAAAGAGTCTTCTCTGCCAGGAGGCAGCGAAGAGGATTGCACAATCTCGGGCGGGGGAGCGGCGGAAACCCGAGCTCGCCCACTCTCGCCTCCCCCACGCCGCAGCCGGACGACTCACCTTCCCCTCTACCTCCAGGCACAGCCCGTCTGCGATCTCCCGGATCTTGTAGATATCGGAGAACATCTCATCATCTGCTTGGAGACACGGACCAGCCGTCACGACGCGCCCGGGCCGAGGCCGGCGCCTCCATTTCCCGCGCTGGCTGGAGGCACGCGGCCCTCACCCTTCCGGGGCGCTGGAGCCCCGGCGCGTGCCCCAAGCACCGACCCCACCCCGCTCCGGGGAAGGCTGCCGGAATCTGCTAGGCCTCAAAGAGCGGCGGCGTCCGTCTTCCCCGGCCCCACCCGCATCCCATCCCCTGCGCGCGACAGTAGAGGTACAGCAGTCACGACTCACGGCTGATGAGGTCCCGGTAGATGATCATGATTGCGGCTGGAAGGAGACGACGGCGGCGCTGGCTTAGCGGGAGCCCGGAGCTCGGAGCGAGCACGGTGCAGCCGGAGCGGCgctcggggggaggggggagcgggCGGAAAAGGCCGACTCAGCCGCTCCCCAACCTCATATAGAGGGCAAGTCCCCCTACGTCATCGCCCGCTGCGCCTCCGGAAGCGCCGGAAACGGTGACGTGGCACGCTGAGCCGCGTAGGGGGCGGGGCCACAGCGCCTGCCGGGGTGGAGGCGGGAGGCGAGCATCCGGGGACTTGGCCCGGGGACGCAAGGCCTCGTTTTACGGGGCTCGAGGAGGCGGGAGTGGTGAGGGGTGAGGCGTGAGGacccccgggggtgggggtggggggtggaggaagggaccTAGATCCGTGACCTGGGGGAGATTGGGGAAAGCAGGGCCTGGGACCTCCGGGAAAGTGCTGAGCCCGAGTGGGACTTAGTGAAGTCTCTTCAAGCTTCCGCGCCACGCGACGCCAAACGCAAGTTCCCAGCCCCTGTGGGAGTGAAAGTATCAGATTTCTGGATTACTTTCTCATAAATCCCTGTCGTGGAGGACTTGACGTCTACGGAGGGTCGGGCCTGGAGGCCTTGGGAGACCACAGGATGAGGGCCGGGGTGTGGGGCTTTTGAGCGGCCTCTGTGCTTTCCGAGGGCCTCGGAAACTTCAGCGTCTCCCCACGGGGTCTCCAGCTGGAGTTCCCAGAAGCCTTTGTGGGGCCGAGCTGAGTCCGCGAGGTGCGACCCGCGTCGTCCCGCCAGGCCCTGGGGAAGGTCGTCGCGGGAGTTCTCACCACTTCTCATCTCCGTTTGATCCCGTATTTGAAAGTTTGCGTATTCCTAAGGCAGACAGCCAAAGGGCTATTTCTGTTTTGCACTTGGTCTTGAATTATGTACTTCGTCCGAAAAAAGGGTACGTTGTCACTTTAAGTTGAAGTTAAAATTATATCCCAAGTGCGAGAGAGTTAAACAAAATGGGGAGCTTCCCACCTGACACAATTACTgaatactaaaaaacaaaacaaatttgccTATTTAGTCAGTTTAAGCCAGTATGAAACCTGAGAACTTGTTCCATTCCAAATGTTTTTGTGCTCTTCTGTACagttttatgttcatttaaaacattgtttaatgtttttaaaaaaacaggcgCATTAGAAATACTGGAGTCAAAGTCCAGAGATCCCGACTGTGAACAAGTTAAATCTAGTCCCAATCAAAATTTAATTCTTGTAAGACAAAGAGTCAATGTTAACACAATCATTTTTCttaaatccaaaataaagcaTTTCACAAACAGAGAGCGACCCTTGTGAAACAGCAGGACACAGGACAGCGAGATGACCTGAGGGAGGAGTCACAATGGGAAAGCCAGGGAATGGAACGCCACCAGATGGGGCCCTGGGCTGCACCGCCCAGGAACTGGGAGGGAGCTAGAAATGGGTTGAAGGGATTCTGAAAAGTGACATCTGACAGATTGTCCATGAAGGAGTGATCTctcaaactttgatttttttgtgGATATATAGATGAAACCTTGTTAGCCCTggtataccacaatttattttactcagctttaacatttttaaattctttagaaATATTCCTTTTCACCCATACAGTCCCTTTACTCACCGATTTTATGTTtagttaaaaaacatttcttttaatttattgatttcagagcagagagaaagagatgggggagcagggagcatcaagtcacttttttttttttacagagacagagggatagatagggatagacagacaggaatggagagagatgagaagcatcaatcatcagttttttgttgcgacaccttagttgttcattgattgctttctcttatgtgccttgactgcgggccttcagcagaccgagtaaccccttgctcgatccagcgaccttgggtccaagctggtgagctttgttcaaaccagatgagcctgcgctcaagctggtgacctcggggtcttgaacctggatcctctgcatcccagtccgacgctctatccactgcgccaccgcctgggcaggcaagtcacttcttgtatgtgccttgactgggcaagcccagggcttcaaattggcaacctcagcattccaggttgatgctttagccactgcgccacgacaggtcaggcaaaaacttatttttcaagttttattaaaatagccACAGTGAAAAGAAGTACCTGTACTGAAGTTGGAGTCAATGCACCCTACGTTGAAATTTTGACTTTTATCTGCTGCTATTTCTGTGATCTTGAGAAGGAGCTTCTCTACGCGTAAGTGTAAAATGAATTTTTGTGAGTTAAAAGAGTTTGGGGAATTAAGATAATGAAAAAATGTCTGACATTCTCAATAGGTTACTAATAAATATTGGTTCGATTTGAATGCATAATTCTTCCCAAATTTTAGCACTTTTTAAAGTATTCCTGAAACTATTCCATTAACCCTCTGTTACTTGGAAGTATTTTGGGGATTTATTTGATATAGGTTGTACTAAAGATATTCTGTTTAAGCACAACAGCAATAGTGGATCACTGAAAGAATTCAGTCTGAGCCTTATGAGCTTTCTAATCTCAGGTTCATATTTGATAGCTCATGGCAATTCAGTTACTAGAcaccctaaaaataaaattttagagaaaCCTGATTTGAGTTTCAGGATATTTTGTAAGCTCCATCCTgtggtctaaagcagtggtctcaAACCCCCGGGgttgggaaagaataaataactacattatttccgttttatttatatttaaatctgaacgatgttttattttttaaaaatgaccaaattcggccctggccggttggctcagtggtagagcgtcggcctggcgtgcaggagtcccgggttcgattcccggccagggcacacaggagaagcgcccatctgcttctccacccctccccctc
This genomic interval carries:
- the TPT1 gene encoding translationally-controlled tumor protein, with product MIIYRDLISHDEMFSDIYKIREIADGLCLEVEGKMVSRTEGNIDDSLIGGNASAEGPDGDGTESTVITGVDIVMNHHLQETSFTKEAYKKYIKDYMKSIKGKLEEQRPERVKPFMTGAAEQIKHILANFKNYQFFIGENMNPDGMVALLDYREDGVTPYMIFFKDGLEMEKC